The following are from one region of the Candidatus Amarolinea dominans genome:
- a CDS encoding ATP-binding protein → MNRFIGRQQDIEALNAIVARPGAHLLLVYGRRRVGKTTLLLRWAQQTGRPLIYWVARRDTPTLVRQSFVRAIWTWAYPPDHTAAAGNGSSVPTFDSWEPIFELAARLIGQRPVVLIMDEFSYAAQSDPSLPSHLQAAWDHLFKETNITLVLAGSHIGMMVEQMNYHAPLYGRFTAQLPVAPLPFAALRDFLPRYGAAERVAVYAVVGGIPAYLEQFDDHEGVGANLKRLFMDRTSVFQSEPFILIGDVIRRETQTYEAVLRAIATGSHTPQDIGAALALPSTHLSPYLKQLEALHLVERRLPATLPREERRTSRNSRYHLRDPYLRFYFRFIAPNLDMVEQGLMDVLWERIAEQFRAFIGVTAFEDLCREWTLAQARGHRLPMTPEYVGSHWSADAQVDVVAINWRTHEILLGECKWGADPVGRSVIMELIAKTPKVIPGTDWRSHYVFFSRAGFTDAARAEAEAVNAILVDLEQLEAGLAGS, encoded by the coding sequence ATGAACAGATTCATCGGTCGCCAACAGGACATCGAAGCACTGAACGCCATCGTGGCCCGCCCGGGGGCGCATTTGCTGCTTGTCTATGGTCGCCGCCGGGTGGGCAAGACGACGCTGCTGCTGCGCTGGGCGCAGCAAACAGGCCGCCCGCTCATTTACTGGGTTGCCCGGCGCGACACACCAACCCTGGTGCGTCAGAGTTTTGTGCGCGCAATCTGGACCTGGGCGTACCCGCCCGACCACACTGCCGCCGCCGGTAACGGTTCCAGCGTGCCGACATTCGATTCCTGGGAGCCGATCTTCGAACTAGCGGCCCGTTTGATCGGTCAGCGGCCGGTGGTCCTCATCATGGACGAGTTTTCATATGCGGCACAATCCGACCCTTCTCTGCCATCGCACCTACAGGCGGCCTGGGATCATCTCTTCAAGGAAACCAATATCACACTTGTGCTTGCAGGGTCGCACATCGGGATGATGGTGGAGCAGATGAACTACCACGCGCCGCTGTATGGTCGCTTTACAGCACAATTGCCGGTTGCACCGCTCCCTTTTGCCGCCCTGCGTGACTTCTTGCCTCGCTACGGAGCCGCCGAACGGGTCGCGGTGTACGCGGTGGTGGGCGGTATTCCCGCCTATCTGGAGCAGTTCGATGACCACGAGGGCGTAGGCGCCAATCTCAAGCGGCTGTTCATGGATCGCACGTCCGTGTTTCAGAGCGAGCCGTTCATCCTGATCGGTGACGTCATCCGCCGCGAGACGCAAACCTATGAGGCTGTCCTGCGGGCTATTGCCACCGGCTCCCATACGCCGCAGGACATTGGCGCTGCCCTGGCGTTGCCCTCCACCCATCTCAGCCCTTATCTGAAGCAACTGGAAGCTCTGCACCTGGTGGAACGCCGGCTGCCCGCAACTCTGCCGCGCGAGGAACGCCGCACAAGCCGCAATAGCCGCTATCACCTGAGAGATCCCTACTTGCGCTTCTACTTCCGGTTCATTGCGCCCAACCTCGACATGGTCGAGCAAGGCCTCATGGATGTGTTGTGGGAACGCATCGCGGAACAGTTCCGTGCATTCATCGGCGTCACGGCGTTCGAGGACCTATGCCGGGAATGGACATTGGCGCAGGCCCGCGGCCATCGCCTGCCCATGACCCCTGAGTATGTGGGCAGTCATTGGTCGGCCGATGCCCAGGTGGATGTGGTAGCCATCAACTGGCGAACCCATGAGATCCTGTTGGGAGAGTGCAAGTGGGGCGCAGACCCGGTGGGCCGCTCGGTCATCATGGAGCTGATTGCCAAGACCCCCAAAGTCATCCCCGGAACAGACTGGCGCAGCCATTACGTGTTCTTTTCCCGCGCCGGTTTCACCGACGCTGCCCGCGCCGAAGCAGAGGCGGTGAACGCTATCCTGGTGGATTTGGAACAGTTGGAAGCGGGCTTGGCCGGGTCGTGA
- a CDS encoding MBL fold metallo-hydrolase, with protein MQRERVADNIWVFTSSLFAQVTAGVVFTSEGAVVIDTLPYPSEAREMRDFARSRSLGSRGIRYVVLTHSHADHIYGAYLYPEAEVISHRRCRDLMRRHAEQGLRDAREHAPELNEVQIRLPGLVFQEEMTIRLGGRTIVLSESPGHSADVVSVFIKEDKVLFASDTVMPVPYIVGGDTHALIKSLEAIADLGLENIVQGHGEVLLRGEIVETVASNIAYLQKIDSLVRQYLRDKLPRQELQAIDIEACGKSRIPLSGLVQRFHQANLAYLYEVYRHGPPNTEQDQDNE; from the coding sequence ATGCAGCGAGAACGTGTTGCCGATAACATTTGGGTCTTTACCAGCAGCCTCTTTGCCCAGGTCACTGCGGGCGTAGTTTTCACCAGTGAAGGCGCCGTGGTCATTGACACCCTGCCCTATCCGAGCGAGGCACGCGAGATGCGCGATTTCGCACGCAGCCGCTCGCTGGGCAGCCGCGGCATTCGCTACGTGGTCCTCACGCACTCCCACGCTGATCACATCTACGGTGCTTATCTTTATCCTGAAGCCGAAGTGATTTCGCATCGGCGCTGCCGCGACCTGATGCGGCGCCACGCGGAACAGGGTTTGCGCGATGCGCGCGAGCACGCGCCCGAACTGAACGAGGTGCAGATTCGTCTGCCTGGCCTGGTCTTTCAGGAGGAGATGACGATTCGCCTGGGCGGCCGCACGATCGTTCTCAGCGAATCACCAGGCCATAGCGCGGACGTGGTCAGTGTCTTCATCAAAGAGGACAAGGTGCTGTTTGCCAGCGACACCGTGATGCCAGTGCCTTACATCGTCGGCGGCGATACCCACGCCCTGATCAAGTCACTGGAAGCCATTGCGGATTTGGGCCTGGAGAATATCGTGCAAGGGCATGGCGAGGTTCTCCTGCGCGGTGAAATCGTCGAAACCGTCGCCAGCAACATTGCCTATCTGCAGAAAATTGACAGCCTGGTGCGCCAGTACCTGCGCGACAAGCTGCCCCGTCAGGAGCTGCAGGCCATTGACATCGAAGCCTGCGGCAAGTCGCGCATTCCTCTTAGCGGACTGGTGCAGCGCTTTCATCAGGCTAACCTGGCCTATCTGTACGAAGTTTACCGCCACGGCCCCCCTAACACCGAACAGGATCAGGACAACGAATGA
- a CDS encoding response regulator transcription factor codes for MPQTILVVDDETRLRTMLRVYLEQEGYRVVEAGHGREALYVARYEKPDLIILDLMMPEMGGYEFMRVFSREASTPVIMLTAKVEDTDKILGLELGADDYVTKPFNVRELLARVHAVLRRLQKAQAEPDILRVADVTLDRSACTVKVAERFVDLTPSEFGLLAALMASPGRVFSRLDLLDLVSGDAYEGYERTIDVHVRNLRTKIEPDPRRPKYVETVYGMGYRFAPERPPGPTDDKPLE; via the coding sequence ATGCCACAAACTATTCTAGTCGTTGACGATGAAACCCGGTTGCGCACCATGCTGCGCGTCTACCTGGAGCAAGAAGGCTACCGCGTGGTCGAAGCCGGTCATGGCCGCGAGGCGCTGTACGTGGCGCGCTACGAAAAGCCCGATCTGATCATCCTCGACCTGATGATGCCGGAGATGGGCGGCTACGAGTTCATGCGGGTGTTCAGCAGGGAGGCAAGTACGCCGGTCATCATGCTGACGGCCAAGGTGGAGGACACGGACAAAATCCTGGGCCTGGAACTGGGCGCGGATGATTATGTCACCAAGCCGTTCAACGTGCGCGAACTGCTCGCCCGCGTCCATGCGGTGCTGCGGCGGCTGCAAAAAGCGCAGGCCGAGCCGGACATCCTGCGCGTGGCCGATGTCACCCTCGACCGCAGCGCCTGCACGGTCAAGGTGGCCGAACGTTTCGTGGATCTGACCCCGTCGGAGTTCGGACTGCTGGCCGCGCTGATGGCATCACCCGGCAGGGTCTTCTCTCGCCTCGATCTGCTTGATCTTGTGTCAGGGGATGCCTATGAGGGCTATGAGCGGACCATTGATGTGCATGTGCGCAACCTGCGCACCAAGATCGAACCTGACCCGCGCCGGCCTAAGTATGTGGAGACCGTCTATGGCATGGGCTATCGCTTCGCGCCCGAACGGCCGCCTGGCCCAACCGATGATAAACCCCTGGAATAA
- a CDS encoding phospholipid carrier-dependent glycosyltransferase: MTLHPWLYRRHTAFVVGLLAVALLATVVLYRQALLTPFDGDETGWISSGVYYTDLLLARDFAWEKWQCRACGPWGGLNMPLGKWAIGAPLKLYYAATPGAAPFMRFYDFERSLAQNQAEGRVPPADVLRVARLACAAFGVLCCLLLFCLGFWWVNWATGLLAAVLLLATDGFVQQATRAMTDVHYLSFLLAGCLAAGLLVKRSGRRAHLTTSTLAGLCAGLACAVKVTGIAVGGLIFLALLAYVVALHRISLRAALRHAALFVVVAVVTVYLLNPFFWPNWQQLDAMALLGETRSLLTAVVSGQLGSGQISQSYPQVGNLAHIAEFPQMFLRWRTFMQTQLPIGNWTEPRLLAIHRSLFVNLAAFPFEWVLLLIGAAAAGRRVIAAWRRAQTAPALAPLVFFAVNYLFVLFLVQLNWPRYYLPTAVAGKLLVAYGIVVVFEGLVGLVRRRPAPGSL; the protein is encoded by the coding sequence TTGACTCTGCATCCCTGGCTGTATCGCCGTCACACGGCGTTCGTGGTGGGCCTGCTGGCGGTGGCGCTGCTGGCAACGGTCGTCCTTTACCGGCAGGCGCTGCTGACGCCGTTCGACGGCGATGAGACCGGCTGGATTTCCTCCGGCGTCTACTACACCGACCTGCTGCTGGCGCGTGATTTTGCCTGGGAGAAATGGCAGTGCCGGGCCTGCGGGCCGTGGGGTGGGCTGAACATGCCGCTCGGCAAGTGGGCCATCGGTGCGCCGCTCAAGCTCTATTACGCCGCCACGCCCGGCGCCGCGCCGTTCATGCGTTTCTACGATTTCGAGCGCTCGCTGGCACAGAATCAAGCGGAAGGACGCGTGCCGCCGGCCGATGTGCTGCGAGTTGCCCGCCTGGCCTGTGCCGCATTCGGTGTTCTGTGCTGCCTGCTCTTGTTCTGCCTGGGATTTTGGTGGGTGAATTGGGCAACGGGCCTGTTGGCCGCCGTTCTCCTGCTGGCAACGGATGGGTTCGTGCAGCAGGCCACCCGCGCGATGACCGATGTCCATTACCTCAGTTTCTTGCTGGCCGGCTGCCTGGCGGCCGGTCTCTTGGTAAAACGCTCAGGCCGCCGCGCTCACCTGACCACCAGCACACTGGCCGGACTGTGCGCTGGCCTCGCCTGTGCCGTCAAAGTGACCGGGATCGCTGTCGGCGGGTTGATCTTTCTGGCGCTGCTGGCCTACGTCGTCGCCCTGCACCGCATCAGCCTGCGTGCGGCACTGCGGCACGCGGCCCTGTTCGTGGTCGTGGCTGTCGTCACCGTCTACCTGCTCAATCCATTTTTCTGGCCGAACTGGCAGCAGCTCGACGCGATGGCGCTGCTGGGCGAGACCCGATCCTTGCTGACCGCGGTCGTCTCCGGCCAGTTGGGATCGGGGCAGATTTCCCAGTCCTATCCGCAGGTGGGCAATCTGGCGCACATTGCTGAATTTCCGCAGATGTTCCTGCGCTGGCGCACCTTCATGCAGACCCAACTGCCCATCGGCAACTGGACGGAGCCTCGGTTGCTGGCGATTCATCGTTCGCTTTTCGTCAACCTGGCTGCATTTCCGTTCGAGTGGGTCTTGCTCCTCATCGGCGCCGCGGCGGCCGGCCGGCGGGTCATCGCCGCCTGGCGGCGGGCGCAGACCGCGCCGGCGCTGGCGCCGCTGGTTTTCTTTGCGGTGAACTACCTCTTCGTCCTGTTCCTGGTGCAGTTGAACTGGCCGCGCTACTATCTGCCAACCGCGGTGGCCGGCAAGCTCCTGGTCGCCTACGGCATCGTCGTTGTGTTCGAGGGGCTGGTGGGCCTGGTCAGGCGCCGACCAGCGCCAGGGTCATTGTAA
- a CDS encoding HAMP domain-containing protein gives MRSLTWKLVLAFLLVSLISVVLVALLVSQRTRSEFDRFLSARDRDVLISALSDYYAANNSWENVGPALAESPPLSFYIRGAVLLDADGVVVLANRGYTAGQRVPAGPLSAATPVKVNGQVVGWTLLLASADSPPRPGDDFSPETDFLQRIAWATVASAAVAGLLALLLGGLLARTLTQPLRELTAATKAMAAGQFDQRVSVRSRDEIGELAASFNQMNADLAQASQARKQMTADLAHDLRTPLTILRGYMEGLQGGRLQGSANLYGIMFSEVVHLQRLVEDLRTLSLTDAGELLLNRRTVDPRALLERTGLAYIVQAEQQGTALRIEAPESLPSIYVDTDRMTQVLNNLVSNALRHTQRGEIVLSATAVDAAVQMTVSDTGIGIEAADLPFIFNRFYSTDKARQRSANEASGLGLAIAKAIVEAHGGSLTVASSPGQGTVFTMTLALVGA, from the coding sequence ATGCGCTCACTTACCTGGAAACTCGTGCTCGCCTTTCTCCTCGTCAGTCTGATCAGCGTCGTCCTGGTCGCGCTGTTGGTCTCTCAGCGCACCCGTTCGGAGTTCGACCGCTTCCTGTCCGCGCGTGACCGTGATGTTCTCATCAGCGCCCTGTCCGACTACTACGCGGCCAACAACTCCTGGGAAAATGTGGGGCCTGCGCTGGCCGAGTCACCGCCGCTCTCATTCTACATCCGGGGCGCAGTCCTGCTTGATGCGGATGGCGTTGTGGTGCTCGCCAATCGTGGCTACACCGCGGGGCAGCGCGTGCCCGCCGGTCCATTGAGCGCCGCCACGCCGGTGAAGGTCAACGGCCAGGTGGTCGGCTGGACCCTCTTGCTTGCTTCCGCAGACTCGCCACCCCGTCCTGGTGACGATTTTTCGCCGGAGACCGATTTCTTGCAGCGCATCGCCTGGGCCACCGTGGCCAGCGCGGCCGTGGCCGGGCTGCTGGCGCTGCTGCTGGGCGGCCTGCTGGCGCGCACCCTCACCCAGCCCCTGCGGGAGCTGACCGCGGCCACAAAGGCCATGGCCGCCGGCCAGTTCGATCAGCGCGTCAGCGTACGCTCGCGCGACGAAATCGGCGAACTGGCCGCATCGTTCAACCAGATGAACGCCGACCTGGCGCAAGCCAGTCAGGCGCGCAAACAGATGACCGCCGACCTGGCGCACGATCTGCGCACCCCTCTCACCATCTTGCGTGGCTACATGGAAGGCTTGCAGGGGGGGCGCTTACAAGGCTCGGCCAACCTGTACGGCATCATGTTCAGCGAAGTGGTTCACCTGCAGCGCCTGGTGGAAGACCTGCGCACCCTCTCGCTGACCGATGCCGGCGAGCTGCTGCTCAACCGGCGTACGGTTGATCCCCGCGCCTTGCTGGAGCGCACCGGCCTGGCCTACATCGTACAGGCTGAGCAGCAAGGCACTGCGCTGCGCATCGAGGCGCCCGAGTCGCTGCCTTCGATCTACGTGGACACCGACCGCATGACGCAGGTGCTCAATAACCTGGTCTCGAATGCACTGCGCCACACCCAGCGCGGGGAAATCGTCCTGTCTGCCACAGCGGTTGACGCGGCTGTGCAAATGACCGTCAGCGATACCGGCATTGGGATCGAGGCTGCGGACCTGCCCTTCATCTTCAACCGTTTCTACAGCACCGACAAAGCGCGCCAGCGCAGCGCCAATGAGGCCTCTGGTCTGGGGTTGGCGATTGCCAAAGCCATCGTCGAGGCGCACGGCGGCAGCCTGACCGTCGCCTCCAGCCCTGGCCAGGGTACCGTGTTTACAATGACCCTGGCGCTGGTCGGCGCCTGA
- a CDS encoding aminopeptidase P family protein, with product MSERLTRLRAASKAHELDACLINEANNRRYLSGFTGSNGWLFITADSATLITDGRYIEQAGRECPGFAVIKIARGEDVEGFRRLLEPFLHKRVALESDQVTLEQWRRWFQPLEVDWAFTTGLVAGLRSQKEAGELAAIQAAAQLADATMAYAYTVAKPGMTEAELAWRLEVYLHEHGAHGPAFEIIVASGPNSALPHARPTERPIEAGEPLTIDLGARLPNGYHSDLTRTFCLGQPTSDTFHAVYQAVAAAHRHAAAHLRPGLTGAEADRLARAVIEQAGFGDKFVHSLGHGVGLAVHEQPSLGPQSQDVLQAGNVVTVEPGIYLPGWGGVRIEDLFFIRADGAQWLSHAQEIAVQHHDARTDHFHD from the coding sequence ATGTCCGAACGTTTGACACGCTTGCGCGCCGCGTCGAAGGCGCATGAACTCGACGCCTGCCTGATCAACGAAGCCAACAACCGGCGCTACCTCAGCGGTTTCACCGGCTCCAATGGCTGGCTATTTATCACCGCGGACAGCGCCACGCTCATTACCGACGGGCGCTACATCGAGCAGGCCGGCCGCGAGTGTCCGGGGTTTGCGGTGATCAAGATCGCGCGTGGAGAGGATGTCGAAGGATTTCGGCGTTTGCTGGAGCCGTTTCTGCACAAACGGGTGGCGCTGGAGTCAGACCAGGTCACGTTGGAGCAGTGGCGGCGCTGGTTCCAACCGCTCGAGGTTGATTGGGCTTTCACGACCGGCCTGGTGGCAGGGCTGCGCAGCCAGAAGGAGGCCGGCGAATTGGCGGCCATCCAGGCGGCCGCGCAGTTGGCCGATGCGACGATGGCCTACGCCTACACGGTGGCGAAGCCGGGCATGACCGAGGCCGAGCTGGCTTGGCGCCTGGAGGTTTACCTGCACGAGCACGGCGCGCATGGCCCGGCGTTCGAGATCATCGTGGCCAGCGGGCCAAACAGCGCCTTGCCCCATGCCCGACCCACGGAGCGCCCCATCGAGGCCGGCGAACCGCTGACGATTGACCTGGGCGCACGCCTGCCCAACGGCTACCACTCGGACCTGACGCGCACCTTCTGCCTGGGCCAGCCCACCAGCGACACCTTCCACGCGGTCTACCAGGCCGTGGCGGCCGCGCATCGGCACGCGGCCGCGCATCTGCGGCCAGGCCTGACCGGCGCGGAGGCGGATCGGCTGGCGCGCGCGGTCATCGAGCAGGCTGGCTTTGGCGACAAATTCGTACATTCGTTGGGACATGGCGTGGGCCTGGCGGTGCATGAGCAGCCATCGCTAGGGCCGCAGAGCCAGGACGTGCTCCAGGCCGGCAACGTGGTCACCGTGGAGCCGGGCATCTACCTGCCGGGTTGGGGAGGCGTGCGCATCGAAGACCTCTTCTTCATCCGTGCAGACGGCGCGCAGTGGCTCAGTCACGCGCAGGAAATCGCCGTGCAGCATCATGACGCCCGAACTGACCATTTCCATGATTGA
- a CDS encoding carbamate kinase, with product MTTSRAPTAIVAVGGNSLIADSQHQKVEDQWDAVRTTAMHIAGMIERGWNLIVTHGNGPQVGFILRRNELASSEVHTTPLDLIGADTQGAIGYMLAQALDNEFHRRQIGRQCVAVVTQVVVDANDPGFKNPTKGIGGFANEASARRFEAEGWIVQEDAGRGWRRVIASPIPRRIVELDAIRGLVDMGYVVISVGGGGIPVFENQKGELRGCVGAMGAVIDKDRASGLLAAELGVDLLLISTGVEQVAINFNKPNQQWLDRLTLAEAKRYHAEGHFLKGSMGPKIEAAIEYLEKTPHGQVLITNPENIARALAGETGTWIVNE from the coding sequence ATGACAACTTCACGCGCGCCCACCGCCATTGTAGCCGTTGGGGGCAATTCGTTGATTGCAGACAGCCAGCATCAGAAGGTTGAAGATCAATGGGACGCGGTGCGCACGACCGCGATGCACATTGCCGGCATGATCGAGCGCGGCTGGAACCTGATCGTGACGCATGGCAACGGCCCTCAGGTGGGGTTCATTCTGCGCCGCAACGAGTTGGCGAGCAGCGAGGTGCATACGACCCCGCTCGACCTGATCGGCGCAGATACGCAGGGCGCGATCGGCTACATGCTGGCGCAGGCGCTGGACAACGAGTTTCACCGCCGCCAGATCGGGCGCCAGTGCGTGGCCGTGGTGACGCAGGTGGTGGTGGATGCCAACGACCCGGGCTTCAAGAACCCCACGAAGGGTATCGGTGGCTTTGCCAATGAGGCCAGCGCGCGGCGCTTCGAGGCGGAAGGGTGGATCGTGCAGGAAGATGCCGGGCGCGGCTGGCGCCGCGTGATCGCGTCGCCTATCCCGCGGCGCATCGTGGAGTTGGACGCCATCCGCGGCCTGGTGGACATGGGCTATGTCGTGATCAGCGTGGGCGGCGGCGGCATTCCGGTATTCGAGAATCAAAAAGGGGAGTTGCGCGGCTGCGTCGGCGCGATGGGCGCGGTGATTGACAAGGACCGGGCCAGCGGTCTGCTGGCGGCCGAGCTGGGCGTTGATCTGTTGCTGATCTCGACCGGCGTGGAGCAGGTTGCGATCAACTTCAACAAGCCGAATCAACAGTGGCTGGATCGCCTGACCCTGGCCGAGGCCAAGCGTTATCACGCGGAGGGGCATTTCCTCAAGGGCAGCATGGGGCCGAAGATCGAAGCGGCCATTGAATACCTGGAGAAGACGCCGCACGGTCAGGTCCTCATCACCAACCCGGAGAACATCGCGCGCGCTCTCGCCGGCGAGACCGGAACCTGGATTGTAAACGAATAG
- a CDS encoding reverse transcriptase-like protein: MTVDELLAQMLTLSAADRRRLFRRAQRMGLLHLPDLEGGDAGETSPAPVLTPAPAQPELMRAPMTDVAPKAAPARAVTTASAPEAARLIDLRPAPPASAGVPAQLAPRARKPTTAKPATSPAEIRVRVVFDGGSRGNPGQGYGSYALLWPGQPKPEIMRLTFGSRVTNNEAEYDTLINALQDLADRAQAAGGTPAQVFVEIWGDSLLVVNQVNGTWKINKAPLQARCNQVRALLQQFGFAALNYHPREESVALLGH, encoded by the coding sequence ATGACCGTTGATGAGCTGCTGGCGCAGATGTTGACCCTGTCCGCGGCCGATCGGCGGCGCCTGTTTCGTCGGGCACAACGCATGGGCCTGTTGCATTTGCCAGACCTGGAAGGCGGCGATGCAGGGGAGACCAGCCCAGCGCCCGTCTTGACACCGGCGCCCGCGCAGCCGGAGTTGATGCGGGCGCCCATGACCGACGTGGCGCCGAAAGCCGCGCCGGCACGCGCGGTCACTACCGCCAGCGCGCCCGAGGCCGCGCGGCTGATTGACTTGCGCCCGGCGCCGCCCGCCTCCGCTGGCGTCCCAGCGCAGTTAGCCCCGCGTGCGCGCAAACCGACCACCGCCAAGCCCGCCACCTCGCCGGCTGAGATTCGGGTACGGGTGGTGTTCGACGGCGGCAGCAGGGGCAATCCAGGGCAGGGCTACGGCAGCTACGCGCTGTTGTGGCCGGGCCAGCCTAAGCCGGAGATCATGCGCCTGACCTTTGGCAGCCGCGTAACCAACAACGAAGCCGAGTACGACACCCTGATCAACGCCCTGCAAGACCTGGCCGACCGGGCGCAGGCCGCGGGCGGCACCCCCGCACAGGTCTTCGTAGAGATTTGGGGTGACAGCCTGCTGGTCGTCAACCAAGTCAACGGCACCTGGAAGATCAACAAAGCGCCGCTGCAAGCGCGCTGCAACCAGGTGCGCGCCCTGCTGCAACAGTTCGGCTTCGCCGCGCTGAACTATCATCCACGCGAGGAAAGCGTGGCCCTGCTCGGACACTAA